Proteins from one Thermobifida alba genomic window:
- a CDS encoding VOC family protein has protein sequence MDITIHTTFLPHTDPQESLAFYRDLLGFEVRNDVGHNGMRWITVGPPGQPETSIVLHPPAADPGVTDEERRTIAEMMAKGTYAMIILSTPDLDAVFDRLQAGAEVVQEPTHQPYGVRDCAFRDPAGNLVRIQQRS, from the coding sequence ATGGACATCACGATTCACACCACCTTCCTGCCGCACACCGACCCGCAGGAGTCCCTGGCCTTCTACCGCGACCTGCTCGGCTTCGAGGTCCGCAACGACGTCGGCCACAACGGCATGCGCTGGATCACGGTCGGCCCGCCCGGCCAGCCCGAGACCTCCATCGTCCTGCATCCGCCGGCCGCCGATCCCGGCGTCACCGACGAGGAACGCCGCACCATCGCCGAGATGATGGCCAAGGGCACCTACGCCATGATCATCCTGTCCACTCCCGACCTCGACGCCGTCTTCGACCGGCTCCAGGCCGGTGCCGAGGTCGTCCAGGAGCCCACCCACCAGCCCTACGGGGTGCGGGACTGCGCCTTCCGCGACCCGGCGGGCAACCTGGTGCGTATCCAGCAGCGCAGCTGA